From Pedobacter indicus, a single genomic window includes:
- a CDS encoding RagB/SusD family nutrient uptake outer membrane protein produces MKNIRLITLTFLVMITIGCNKFIDVVPDNVPTLEYAFRMRSAAEKYLATCYSFLPDLGHPMSNVAHAGSDELWINTAFDNNSTKLARGEQNRNSPYLDFWSGQNSGEPLWTAISQCNLFLENIVNVPDMEEYEIQQWMAEVNVLKAYYYFYLVRMYGPLPIIKENLPISASGEEVRVSRQPVDDVFEYIVELLDEATEFLPDHVFDENSELGRITRPIAVSLKARVLLYAASPLFNGNSDYNNFTGKEGELFFNQIYSVQKWERAAEAAKAAIDLAHSLGYKLYVFEPGMQQRSLSDTTLIQLTYRGALTERWNSEIIWANTGSTTQVLQRYATPRALDASQRLYTLPNGVLSVPLKIVEQFYSEHGVPIEEDHTWHYAERFDLRVATEEERYNIKQGYTTAALNFHREPRFYGGLGFDGGIWYGQGKYDDNNTYWFEGKVGQYGGKTGISYHSVTGYYPKKLNYYTNTSVDRSTWNSTNYPWVMLRLTDLYLMYAEAMNEAYGPSDEVYEFLNIIRERAGIPTVQESWSKFSRIPTKYTTKEGLREIIQRERSIELAFEGHRFWDIRRWKTAVEEGSKPISGWDVDQSSTEGYYRERLIFKPDFSLRDYFWPISERDLLVNKNLVQNPGW; encoded by the coding sequence ATGAAAAATATACGATTAATAACATTAACTTTTCTTGTCATGATCACGATAGGCTGTAATAAATTTATAGATGTCGTGCCTGATAATGTCCCTACTCTGGAATATGCTTTTAGGATGCGGAGTGCTGCTGAAAAATATCTCGCAACTTGTTATTCCTTTTTGCCCGACTTGGGACATCCAATGTCAAATGTAGCACATGCAGGGAGTGACGAATTATGGATAAATACCGCATTCGATAATAACTCAACCAAATTAGCCAGAGGAGAACAGAATAGAAATTCTCCATATTTAGATTTTTGGAGTGGTCAGAATAGCGGTGAACCGTTATGGACAGCTATCAGTCAATGTAATTTGTTTCTTGAAAATATCGTGAATGTACCGGATATGGAGGAATATGAAATACAACAGTGGATGGCCGAGGTGAATGTTTTAAAAGCATATTATTACTTTTATTTAGTACGTATGTACGGCCCGCTGCCTATTATCAAGGAAAATTTGCCTATTTCGGCTTCCGGAGAAGAGGTGCGCGTTTCTCGTCAACCAGTAGATGATGTGTTTGAATATATCGTGGAGTTACTTGATGAGGCTACCGAGTTTTTACCGGACCATGTTTTTGACGAAAATTCGGAGTTAGGCAGAATTACGCGACCGATAGCCGTAAGTCTAAAAGCTAGAGTGTTGCTCTATGCTGCTAGTCCGCTATTTAATGGGAATAGTGATTATAATAATTTCACGGGAAAGGAAGGGGAGCTGTTTTTCAATCAAATCTATAGCGTACAAAAATGGGAGCGCGCTGCTGAAGCTGCAAAAGCTGCAATTGATTTGGCTCATTCATTAGGATACAAACTTTATGTATTTGAGCCTGGAATGCAACAGCGGAGTCTTTCGGATACAACGTTGATTCAATTAACATATCGTGGGGCATTAACCGAACGCTGGAACTCCGAAATTATTTGGGCAAATACAGGCAGCACGACCCAAGTACTGCAGCGATATGCTACCCCTCGTGCGTTAGATGCTAGTCAAAGATTATATACGTTACCGAATGGGGTTCTTAGTGTACCATTAAAGATCGTCGAACAATTTTATAGTGAACACGGGGTCCCAATTGAGGAAGATCATACTTGGCATTATGCCGAAAGGTTTGATTTGAGGGTGGCAACGGAAGAAGAGAGATACAATATCAAACAGGGTTATACAACAGCGGCTCTGAACTTTCATCGCGAACCCCGCTTTTATGGAGGTTTAGGTTTCGATGGAGGTATCTGGTATGGTCAAGGTAAATATGACGATAATAATACGTATTGGTTTGAAGGGAAAGTAGGACAGTATGGGGGTAAAACAGGCATAAGTTATCATTCGGTAACCGGATATTATCCCAAAAAGCTGAATTATTATACTAACACTTCGGTTGACAGGAGTACTTGGAATTCTACTAATTATCCATGGGTAATGCTGCGCCTAACTGATTTGTATTTGATGTATGCTGAAGCCATGAATGAAGCGTATGGTCCAAGTGACGAAGTTTACGAGTTTCTTAATATTATTAGGGAGCGTGCAGGAATACCTACGGTTCAAGAGTCGTGGTCCAAGTTCTCTCGTATACCTACAAAATATACGACGAAAGAAGGTTTACGGGAAATTATTCAAAGAGAGCGATCGATTGAATTAGCTTTTGAAGGACATAGATTTTGGGATATCAGACGTTGGAAAACAGCTGTAGAAGAAGGGTCTAAACCTATCTCTGGCTGGGATGTAGACCAATCTTCAACTGAAGGGTACTATCGGGAGAGGTTGATTTTCAAACCAGACTTTAGTTTAAGGGACTATTTCTGGCCTATAAGCGAGCGTGACCTATTAGTAAATAAAAATTTAGTGCAAAACCCCGGTTGGTAA
- a CDS encoding DUF5000 domain-containing lipoprotein, with protein MRFVYLFFSICLFGFFSCNERKLEPLVQKGDKPSIVSDISVKNDHGAATISYALPDDSELLYVEAEYTLDNGVTKKVKSSVFKGFVKLEGFTSTNEREVFLYTVNRSEMKSDPISVKIKPLISPIELAFNSLLPTQDFGGVNVKYDNELENEYVLYFLTKDSVGQWEIYDKLYTLSTEINPSFSFRGLGAEPQEFAFYFTDKWQNRSDTLFQTITPLYEVEIDKTLMKHYQLDNDYYVPKFATRQLKNLWDGPSTAAGSNFFLQEYTGFAFPWWFTIDLGKKYQIGRMKVFPSPAQSGTRYSYFFGNLTPRVFEIWGSNDPGIDGSWDSWTLLDRFESIKPSGLPMGENSAEDIAVGLAGEDFTFSNYEQAYRYIRVKVMDSWSSQAGFILQELTLWGAPVE; from the coding sequence ATGAGATTTGTATATTTATTTTTTTCTATATGCTTGTTTGGCTTTTTTTCTTGTAATGAAAGAAAGCTGGAACCATTAGTTCAAAAAGGAGATAAGCCTTCTATAGTGAGTGATATTTCAGTTAAGAATGACCATGGAGCAGCGACCATTTCATATGCTTTGCCCGATGACTCTGAATTATTATATGTAGAAGCCGAGTACACATTAGACAATGGCGTTACAAAGAAGGTTAAATCGTCAGTTTTTAAAGGGTTTGTTAAACTAGAAGGTTTTACCAGTACCAACGAAAGGGAAGTTTTTCTTTATACAGTTAATCGTTCAGAAATGAAATCCGATCCGATTTCAGTAAAAATAAAACCTCTCATATCTCCGATAGAACTAGCTTTTAATTCACTTTTACCAACTCAAGATTTTGGAGGGGTAAATGTTAAATACGATAATGAGCTAGAGAATGAGTATGTATTATATTTCTTAACCAAAGATAGTGTGGGTCAATGGGAGATATATGATAAACTATACACGTTGTCAACAGAGATAAACCCAAGCTTTTCTTTTCGAGGTTTAGGAGCTGAGCCGCAGGAGTTTGCTTTTTATTTTACTGATAAATGGCAAAACCGTTCAGATACATTATTTCAAACAATTACGCCCTTATATGAAGTTGAAATTGATAAGACCTTGATGAAACACTATCAACTTGATAACGATTACTACGTGCCAAAATTCGCAACAAGGCAGCTGAAAAATTTATGGGATGGACCTAGTACTGCAGCAGGAAGTAATTTTTTTCTACAAGAATATACAGGCTTTGCTTTTCCTTGGTGGTTTACCATTGATTTGGGAAAGAAGTATCAAATTGGTAGAATGAAGGTCTTCCCTAGCCCTGCTCAAAGCGGTACGCGTTATAGCTACTTCTTTGGGAACTTGACACCCCGAGTTTTTGAAATATGGGGGAGTAATGACCCTGGAATTGATGGATCTTGGGATAGCTGGACACTGTTAGATAGATTTGAGTCTATAAAACCCTCTGGACTTCCTATGGGAGAGAATAGCGCAGAAGATATTGCAGTTGGGCTTGCCGGTGAGGATTTTACATTTTCAAATTATGAACAAGCTTATCGGTATATTCGAGTGAAAGTAATGGATAGTTGGTCGTCTCAAGCTGGATTTATTTTACAGGAGCTTACATTGTGGGGAGCACCGGTAGAATAG
- a CDS encoding DUF4998 domain-containing protein: protein MKKYFKNIFLFVLSIIFLISCKKLDDNYRQFIDEGETIYIGKADSVIVRGGNHRVEISWLLLSDPKVNSYKLYWNNYRDSTSALVTKTSNIDTVRVLLENMTEGLHHFEIVLYDKMGNHSVPTQTSGRSYGEQYSSFLVNRTFNSAKLINDGDLLLDWVAAEEQLLYSELLYLDTDGNSVKHIVDREAQLDTLKKFPLDGIFKLISAYKPDSIALDTFYSKTEDIRPL, encoded by the coding sequence ATGAAAAAATATTTTAAAAATATATTTCTCTTCGTATTGTCTATTATTTTTTTGATTAGCTGTAAAAAGTTAGATGATAATTATCGACAATTTATCGATGAGGGGGAAACTATTTATATCGGCAAAGCTGATTCGGTTATAGTACGGGGAGGAAACCATCGTGTCGAGATATCTTGGCTATTATTGTCGGATCCAAAAGTTAACAGTTATAAATTATATTGGAATAATTATCGGGATTCAACTTCTGCATTGGTGACCAAAACTTCGAATATCGATACTGTTCGAGTTTTGTTGGAAAACATGACAGAGGGCTTGCATCATTTTGAAATAGTATTGTATGACAAGATGGGCAATCATTCGGTACCTACTCAGACTTCGGGACGCTCTTATGGTGAACAGTATAGTAGTTTTTTGGTGAATAGAACATTTAATTCTGCCAAATTAATAAATGATGGAGATTTGCTTTTGGACTGGGTGGCGGCTGAAGAACAACTACTATATTCGGAATTACTATATCTTGATACTGATGGTAATAGTGTTAAACATATCGTTGATCGGGAAGCTCAATTAGATACACTTAAGAAGTTTCCGCTGGATGGAATATTTAAATTAATCTCAGCCTATAAGCCAGATTCTATCGCTTTAGATACATTTTATTCGAAAACGGAAGATATAAGGCCTCTTTGA
- a CDS encoding DUF4153 domain-containing protein — protein sequence MLKLPSLNTLWLSLRNILIRFPLQTLIALFAMVLWLSVADHYASEHINMVHKLIALSLVAFTFSLSFELFSESRVLPRYMSWLIQLIVIGLSYSITWFIYPEYFQKDVLKIILLILAGHLSVSFSAYINKSNPQAFWHFNKVLFLRFFTSVLFSIVLYIGLAVALYTTEALFQVDFDGDIYYKLFILIAAGFNTLFFLGGIPTNLNESTEHNDYPKALKIFTQYVLIPLLTVYLAILLVYELKIIISMQLPDGLVSILIMGYAVFGILSYLLIYPIRETEENAWISRFSRLFFWFMLPLLILLFIAILVRIGDYGITEMRYFVFILALWLSFVTFYFITKKKPNVKIIPISLFITTIFSISGPQSASSISKKSQLSRFSKQIMLKEKSEENASIINYLVRFHGLISLESFISQNTATIQNQIISTKDSLRNSNFQKQTRLLDTAFSMLAIDRHPFAQTSISFINSENYLRSSDFEIAFWRNNHSGEDGVETPAGIITTAYPNEESFYVIFNGNDSVSLDIKAFQTSLRYKYDSLKISNQSSNTERTINEIKAPRDWMMLEGENAKYRVQMQVERITIDNKNNTEQRIYFPYFSAYILINEK from the coding sequence ATGCTCAAATTACCGTCCCTCAATACCCTTTGGTTAAGTCTTCGAAATATACTTATCCGTTTCCCTTTACAAACCCTAATCGCACTGTTTGCCATGGTCTTATGGCTATCCGTCGCAGATCACTACGCCAGCGAACACATCAATATGGTTCATAAGCTTATCGCCTTAAGCTTAGTCGCTTTTACCTTTTCTTTATCTTTTGAATTATTTTCAGAAAGCCGGGTACTACCTCGTTACATGAGCTGGTTAATACAACTCATTGTAATCGGTCTAAGCTACAGTATAACATGGTTTATTTATCCCGAATATTTTCAAAAAGACGTCCTTAAAATTATTCTCCTGATTCTGGCAGGTCACCTATCCGTTTCCTTCAGCGCTTACATAAATAAATCTAACCCTCAGGCATTTTGGCATTTTAACAAGGTACTTTTTCTCCGTTTTTTTACGTCCGTCTTATTTTCGATCGTACTTTATATCGGTTTGGCAGTCGCTCTATATACAACCGAAGCACTGTTCCAGGTTGATTTCGATGGCGATATCTATTACAAGCTATTCATTCTAATCGCCGCAGGGTTCAACACGTTGTTTTTTCTGGGTGGAATTCCAACAAATTTAAACGAATCCACCGAACATAATGACTATCCCAAAGCACTAAAGATTTTCACCCAATATGTCCTCATTCCGCTGCTGACTGTCTATCTAGCAATTTTATTGGTTTATGAACTCAAGATAATTATTAGCATGCAGCTTCCCGATGGTCTGGTCTCAATTCTGATTATGGGATATGCAGTTTTTGGAATATTATCATATCTGCTGATCTATCCGATACGGGAAACGGAAGAGAACGCATGGATAAGTCGATTTTCTAGACTATTCTTTTGGTTTATGCTGCCGCTGCTAATCCTCCTGTTCATTGCCATCCTTGTCCGTATCGGGGACTATGGAATTACCGAAATGCGCTATTTCGTTTTCATATTGGCACTATGGTTAAGTTTTGTGACGTTTTATTTTATTACAAAGAAGAAACCCAATGTCAAGATTATTCCAATCAGTCTATTTATAACAACTATTTTCTCCATCAGCGGTCCCCAGAGTGCAAGCAGTATCTCAAAAAAATCGCAGTTGTCGCGATTTTCAAAACAAATAATGTTAAAAGAAAAAAGCGAAGAAAATGCTTCCATTATCAACTACTTGGTACGTTTTCATGGACTTATATCACTAGAATCGTTCATTTCACAAAATACTGCTACAATACAAAATCAGATCATCAGCACAAAGGACTCGTTACGAAATTCAAATTTCCAAAAACAAACACGCTTATTGGACACAGCCTTTTCAATGTTAGCAATCGACCGCCACCCCTTTGCGCAAACAAGTATCAGCTTCATCAATAGTGAAAATTACCTCCGTAGTAGTGATTTCGAAATAGCTTTTTGGAGAAACAATCATTCTGGAGAGGACGGCGTAGAAACACCAGCAGGCATCATAACCACCGCATATCCTAATGAAGAGAGCTTTTACGTCATATTTAATGGGAATGACAGCGTGTCCCTCGATATAAAAGCTTTCCAAACATCTCTCCGATATAAATATGATTCGTTGAAAATTTCGAATCAAAGCTCTAATACCGAGAGAACGATTAATGAAATTAAAGCTCCCAGAGACTGGATGATGCTCGAAGGAGAAAATGCAAAATACCGTGTTCAGATGCAAGTCGAAAGAATCACCATTGATAATAAGAATAATACGGAACAACGAATTTATTTCCCATATTTTTCAGCTTATATACTGATAAACGAGAAGTAG
- the trhO gene encoding oxygen-dependent tRNA uridine(34) hydroxylase TrhO, with translation MEKYQTLLYYCYSPIENAEEFAAEHLAFCKSLNLVGRIIVADEGLNGTVSGTVESCKQYMASIHADERFAKTDFKIDDVEEPSFIKMHCRYKSEIVHSGLRNPDLIDPNKETGIHLEPKDFLEMKDQEDVVVLDVRSNYEHNLGRFKNAVTLDIENFRDFPAKINELAQYKDKKILTYCTGGIKCEKASALLLKEGFKEVYQLHGGIIKYGKEAEGKDFEGQCYVFDNRVAVDVNRVNPTVISTCRNCGTKTNKMINCANPECNEHFTQCDACGEQLEGCCSAACQTHPLKREYDGTGYYVKIPQPVNTKKRILTES, from the coding sequence ATGGAAAAATATCAAACCTTGCTGTACTATTGCTACAGCCCAATAGAGAATGCAGAAGAATTTGCTGCTGAGCACCTCGCTTTTTGTAAAAGTCTGAACTTGGTCGGGAGGATTATTGTTGCCGACGAAGGATTGAATGGTACGGTTTCAGGTACGGTTGAGTCCTGTAAACAATACATGGCAAGCATTCATGCAGATGAGCGCTTTGCGAAAACCGATTTCAAAATCGATGACGTAGAAGAGCCGTCGTTTATTAAGATGCATTGTCGTTATAAATCAGAGATTGTACATTCGGGTCTTCGGAACCCTGATCTCATTGACCCAAATAAAGAAACGGGTATTCATCTTGAGCCGAAAGACTTCTTGGAAATGAAAGATCAGGAAGATGTGGTGGTGTTGGATGTGCGCTCGAATTATGAGCATAATTTGGGGAGATTTAAGAATGCGGTAACTCTGGATATTGAAAATTTCCGTGACTTCCCTGCAAAAATCAATGAACTGGCACAGTATAAAGACAAAAAGATATTGACTTATTGTACTGGCGGAATTAAGTGTGAAAAGGCGTCAGCATTGTTGTTGAAAGAAGGGTTTAAAGAGGTTTACCAATTACACGGCGGTATTATAAAATATGGGAAAGAAGCCGAGGGTAAAGATTTCGAGGGACAATGTTATGTATTTGACAATCGGGTGGCAGTGGATGTAAACCGTGTAAATCCGACGGTAATATCTACCTGCAGAAATTGTGGTACCAAAACTAACAAAATGATCAACTGTGCAAATCCTGAGTGTAATGAGCATTTCACGCAGTGTGATGCTTGTGGGGAGCAGTTAGAGGGTTGTTGTTCTGCAGCTTGCCAGACGCATCCTTTGAAAAGAGAATACGACGGTACAGGGTATTATGTAAAGATCCCACAGCCTGTTAACACGAAGAAACGTATTCTTACCGAATCTTAA
- a CDS encoding dipeptidase: MRNPFFLFVVMVIAWPLGSIAQRADSLHQASIVIDTHNDVLISSIMEGKNIANHVPSGHTDIPRFFEGGVNAQIFSVWCGGDYGKGRAYNFANQQIDALTKIVAENPDKLQLATTKEDVLSAAKENKLAVLMGVEGGHMIEDDLSYLQNLYDRGVRYLTLTWNNSTDWASSASDETNPKSKIKHKGLTDFGREVVRYMNKIGMMVDLSHVGEQTFYDAIETTSKPVIVSHSNVYAIAPVPRNLKDEQIKAIAENDGVICINFYSGFLEEGYNRKVDSLYAVTVPEKEQKKNVKGDGKFDKLSAEAKEQVRPELSVVIDHIDYIVNLVGIDYVGLGGDFDGVESTAKGLDDVSAYPNITKALVERGYSDGDIQKILGLNVLRVLDAQ; encoded by the coding sequence ATGCGAAACCCTTTTTTCTTATTTGTTGTAATGGTAATTGCTTGGCCGTTAGGTAGTATTGCTCAACGTGCAGATAGTCTACATCAAGCGTCAATCGTAATAGATACACATAACGATGTATTAATTTCTTCTATTATGGAGGGAAAGAACATTGCCAATCATGTCCCTAGTGGGCATACCGATATTCCCCGTTTTTTTGAAGGAGGGGTTAATGCTCAAATCTTTTCAGTATGGTGTGGGGGAGATTATGGAAAAGGGAGGGCGTATAATTTCGCGAATCAACAAATTGACGCTTTAACAAAAATTGTTGCTGAAAACCCCGACAAGTTACAATTAGCGACGACTAAAGAGGATGTCCTTTCCGCTGCCAAAGAAAACAAATTAGCGGTTCTGATGGGTGTGGAAGGGGGACACATGATTGAGGATGATTTGAGTTATCTTCAAAATCTGTATGATCGCGGGGTACGGTATTTAACGCTGACCTGGAATAATAGTACGGACTGGGCGAGCTCTGCATCTGATGAAACGAACCCTAAATCGAAGATCAAACATAAAGGGTTGACTGATTTTGGTCGTGAGGTGGTTCGCTACATGAATAAAATCGGCATGATGGTGGATCTATCACATGTTGGTGAGCAAACATTCTATGATGCAATAGAAACGACTTCAAAACCGGTAATTGTATCGCATAGTAACGTGTATGCAATAGCACCTGTGCCACGAAATTTAAAAGATGAGCAGATCAAGGCAATTGCGGAGAACGATGGTGTGATCTGCATTAATTTTTATTCTGGTTTTTTAGAAGAAGGTTATAATCGTAAAGTAGATAGCTTATATGCTGTGACGGTTCCGGAAAAGGAGCAAAAAAAGAATGTGAAGGGGGATGGCAAATTTGATAAGCTGTCTGCTGAAGCAAAGGAACAGGTTCGTCCTGAACTAAGCGTGGTGATTGATCATATTGACTACATTGTTAACTTGGTGGGTATTGATTATGTCGGATTGGGTGGCGATTTTGACGGGGTAGAATCAACTGCCAAAGGTTTAGATGATGTGTCAGCCTATCCGAATATTACAAAAGCGTTAGTCGAAAGAGGGTATAGCGATGGAGATATCCAAAAGATTTTGGGGCTCAATGTGCTAAGGGTACTTGATGCACAATGA
- a CDS encoding YebC/PmpR family DNA-binding transcriptional regulator translates to MGRAFEFRKERKFKRWAKMAVQFTRLGKEIAMAVKDSGPHPESNSRLRTAIQNAKAVNMPKDRIEAAIKRASEKDSNSYEEHIYEGYAPHGVAILIETATDNINRTVANIRSYFTKAGGSLGKTGSLDFIFQRKSVFRFKVGEDVDLEEFELELIDGGLEELYVEDDEEGNDVVVVQTSFEDFGNMQKLLEGKGLEVTAKLERITLSSTEIGEEDAADILKLIDKIEEDDDVQAVYHNMA, encoded by the coding sequence ATGGGAAGAGCCTTTGAATTTAGAAAAGAACGGAAGTTTAAGCGCTGGGCTAAAATGGCCGTTCAGTTCACACGTTTGGGCAAAGAAATAGCGATGGCAGTTAAAGATTCAGGGCCACATCCTGAATCGAACTCACGCTTACGAACGGCTATTCAGAATGCGAAAGCTGTGAACATGCCGAAAGACCGGATCGAGGCGGCTATCAAAAGAGCCTCTGAAAAAGATTCGAATTCGTATGAAGAACATATTTATGAAGGCTACGCTCCCCACGGAGTTGCAATTCTAATAGAGACAGCAACCGACAATATTAACCGAACCGTCGCGAATATCCGCAGTTACTTCACCAAAGCCGGAGGATCACTCGGCAAGACAGGATCGCTAGATTTTATATTTCAACGCAAATCCGTGTTCCGTTTCAAAGTTGGCGAAGATGTCGATCTCGAGGAATTCGAGCTCGAACTCATTGACGGAGGCTTAGAGGAACTCTATGTCGAAGATGACGAGGAAGGCAATGACGTCGTTGTCGTTCAAACTTCCTTTGAAGATTTTGGAAATATGCAAAAACTTCTAGAAGGCAAAGGCTTAGAGGTCACTGCTAAATTAGAACGCATTACGCTTTCGTCAACAGAGATCGGCGAAGAAGATGCCGCAGATATTCTGAAACTTATCGATAAGATTGAGGAAGATGATGATGTTCAGGCGGTTTACCACAACATGGCTTAA
- a CDS encoding NAD-dependent epimerase/dehydratase family protein, whose amino-acid sequence MEERIIIIGSNGQIGTELAAALRQKFGNESIITCDIKAPTQLDPFANFEIVNVLDQQALKALFEKHKPTQVYLLAALLSATGEQFPKKAWELNMDGLINILDLSVEYKVSKVFWPSSIAVFGPHSPKDQTPQYCIMDPSTVYGFSKLAGERWCEYYHQKHRLDIRSIRYPGLISWKAAPGGGTTDYAIHIFHEALLSGKYESFLSENTRLPMLYMDDAIAGTLQVMDVPAENLRIRSSYNLTGPSFTPSELGEEIQKYLPDFQLSYTADDPRQQIADSWPKSIDDSYAREDWGWNPEFDLSAITKEMLTNLRKQQ is encoded by the coding sequence ATGGAAGAACGTATTATTATCATCGGATCAAATGGTCAGATTGGAACCGAGTTAGCCGCCGCCCTCCGCCAAAAATTCGGAAATGAAAGCATTATAACTTGCGACATCAAAGCACCGACTCAGCTTGATCCCTTTGCAAACTTCGAGATAGTCAATGTACTTGATCAACAAGCATTGAAGGCCCTATTTGAGAAGCACAAACCAACCCAGGTTTACCTGCTTGCAGCACTTCTGTCAGCCACTGGTGAACAATTTCCGAAAAAAGCATGGGAACTCAACATGGATGGACTTATTAATATACTCGACCTTTCCGTCGAATATAAAGTATCGAAAGTCTTCTGGCCCAGCTCAATTGCCGTCTTCGGCCCTCACTCTCCAAAAGACCAAACCCCCCAATATTGCATTATGGATCCCAGTACGGTCTATGGATTCAGCAAGTTAGCCGGCGAACGGTGGTGTGAATACTATCACCAAAAACACCGTTTAGATATAAGAAGCATTCGTTATCCTGGCTTAATCAGTTGGAAAGCGGCACCGGGGGGAGGAACTACTGATTATGCTATTCATATTTTCCACGAAGCTCTATTATCTGGGAAATACGAGAGTTTTCTTTCTGAGAACACGAGACTACCGATGCTTTACATGGATGATGCTATTGCCGGCACTTTACAAGTAATGGATGTCCCTGCAGAAAATCTTCGGATTCGCTCTAGTTATAATCTCACTGGTCCAAGTTTTACACCATCCGAATTAGGAGAAGAAATACAAAAATATTTACCCGATTTCCAACTAAGTTACACGGCTGATGATCCTCGACAACAAATAGCTGATAGTTGGCCAAAATCTATCGATGATAGCTACGCAAGAGAAGATTGGGGTTGGAATCCTGAATTTGATCTTTCTGCAATAACAAAAGAAATGTTGACAAACCTTAGAAAACAACAATAA
- a CDS encoding lamin tail domain-containing protein, with protein sequence MKAFLQTLFISPCLLFISACSEHNIFEPTAPQTSLSGDSNYVPQQVLISEILADPKSDGVEFIEIYNHSDQIIDLRSLEITTVNSSGKRNRLHQVSKESVYLYPGSYKVLSKDSQILQEHYPSQVPQSFQSMETFPTLTNTQGAVLLFRNEQLVDSLSYHEKMHDAFIKNPKGVSLERVDFNTPTNIPGNFISAAANHGYATPGYQNSQALNQDTQSYGVYLINKKFAPEKEDNLELHIGFEKGGKMANVSVYSSSGISVKKLLSNHRLGTRNLVNWDGTDDQGKPVPSGVYYVYTELYSSIGQRESFKEACLLLR encoded by the coding sequence ATGAAGGCGTTCTTACAAACTCTATTTATTTCTCCCTGTTTACTTTTCATATCAGCATGTTCGGAACATAACATTTTTGAACCGACAGCTCCCCAGACTAGTCTTTCTGGTGACAGTAACTATGTCCCCCAACAAGTCTTAATTTCAGAAATTTTAGCTGACCCTAAGTCGGACGGGGTAGAATTCATTGAAATATACAATCATTCAGATCAAATTATCGATCTCCGTTCGCTGGAAATTACAACGGTAAACTCTAGCGGAAAACGAAATCGGCTGCATCAAGTCAGTAAAGAGTCCGTTTACCTGTACCCTGGCTCCTATAAAGTACTAAGTAAAGATTCACAGATTCTTCAGGAACATTACCCTTCTCAGGTTCCCCAGAGCTTCCAGTCTATGGAAACTTTCCCAACTTTGACAAACACCCAAGGCGCTGTCCTCCTATTTAGGAACGAGCAGCTGGTTGACAGTCTTTCCTACCATGAAAAAATGCACGATGCCTTTATTAAAAACCCAAAAGGCGTTTCTTTAGAAAGAGTTGACTTCAATACCCCTACAAATATTCCTGGAAATTTTATTTCTGCCGCAGCAAATCATGGGTATGCAACACCCGGTTATCAAAATTCACAAGCTCTCAATCAGGATACTCAATCATATGGCGTCTATCTAATTAATAAAAAGTTCGCACCGGAAAAAGAAGACAATTTAGAGTTGCATATTGGCTTCGAAAAAGGGGGTAAAATGGCAAACGTATCGGTTTATAGTTCCAGTGGAATTTCAGTAAAAAAACTTCTTAGCAACCACCGTCTAGGAACCCGAAACCTCGTCAATTGGGACGGTACGGACGATCAAGGAAAGCCTGTGCCATCAGGGGTATATTATGTTTATACCGAATTATATAGTTCTATAGGACAAAGAGAATCTTTTAAAGAAGCCTGTTTATTGTTAAGGTAA